Proteins co-encoded in one Plasmodium sp. gorilla clade G2 genome assembly, chromosome: 9 genomic window:
- a CDS encoding tRNA (adenine(58)-N(1))-methyltransferase non-catalytic subunit TRM6, putative, with product MRIRKHDFVLIDDEMKCRLHKIVDMKIKIKKNYINLLFLINKKYGSTFTFINNKWIRSKKNTSKLDIDNNIDIEGTNKDIYYNNNSQKLTEENIHELKENNYENPYEVIQKLVDNSSTFKEKTIISKFKYIEKKLKRHFCQFTIYECNISNLLHFYYKYFPEKISNVRIDYLANILFHLNKDPNEKDKKQNIINDSLSMTLEETNTTNNENNNIYNNNNNNNNNNIPSCSCYYNHNVLIYDDTFGLMTSVINITYDYNVNIFSLVYKNSCSSIIPSFGIKKNTNILKINILNSNSKGSINKERIKSTDTDMDKFMSTNNNNNNNNNNKNNHHNNNHNIALVDDNYNIIYKMNNNSFNNENNSLNKDITISQNNNQIIEHKILSNVCEEKINSEKTHSYNINSDNLNEQCNNQNELTSHNVSEFSCHEKRKLNDISNINDISNEPNKKIKNYQDNHNMNKENVINYEEIKKEIMIQDLYQRKAESFVIIISSEFIYNTNTNLYLLINTLINVSLKYLNNDSKLIFYSDDFNILNMFLKILINTNSFIHIKLNEYILREQQIIKRRTHPVIKNAKLSDGFLLTALKVQN from the coding sequence TGacatgaaaataaagattaaaaagaattatataaatttattatttcttataaataaaaaatatggatctacatttacatttataaataataaatggatAAGAAGTAAGAAGAATACATCTAAATTagatattgataataatatagatattgAAGGAactaataaagatatatattataataataattctcaAAAATTAacagaagaaaatatacatgaattaaaagaaaataattatgaaaatcCATATGAGGTTATACAAAAATTAGTAGATAATTCTTCAacatttaaagaaaaaactaTTATatctaaatttaaatatattgaaaaaaaattaaaaagacaTTTTTGTCAATTCACAATATATGAATGTAATATATCgaatttattacatttttattataaatattttccaGAGAAAATATCAAATGTGAGGATAGATTATTTAGCAAacattctttttcatttgaaTAAGGATCCTAATGAGAAGGATAAAAAGCAAAATATCATAAATGATTCTTTAAGCATGACATTGGAAGAAACAAATACAACTaacaatgaaaataataatatttataataataataataataataataataataatattccttCTTGTAGTTGctattataatcataatgTCTTAATTTACGATGATACATTCGGTTTAATGACAAgtgttattaatattaccTATGACtataatgttaatatattttctcttgtatataaaaattcatGTAGCTCCATAATACCCAGTTTtggaattaaaaaaaatacaaacattttaaaaattaatatattaaattcaaACTCAAAGGGAAGTATTAATAAGGAAAGGATAAAATCGACTGATACGGATATGGATAAATTTATgtcaacaaataataataataataataataataataataaaaataatcatcataataataatcacaaTATTGCACTTgttgatgataattataatataatatacaaaatgaataataattctttcaataatgaaaataattctcTCAACAAAGATATTACTATatcacaaaataataatcaaattATAGAACATAAGATATTGTCTAATGTATGtgaggaaaaaataaattctgAAAAAACTcattcttataatattaattctgataatttaaatgaacaatgtaataatcaaaatgaaCTAACAAGCCATAATGTCTCAGAATTTAGTTGtcatgaaaaaagaaaattaaatgatataagtaacataaatgatatatcCAATGaaccaaataaaaaaataaaaaactatCAAGACAatcataatatgaataaagaaaatgtcataaattatgaagaaataaaaaaagaaattatgatACAAGATTTATATCAAAGGAAAGCTGAATcatttgttattataatctCAAgtgaatttatttataatacaaatacaaatttatatttattaattaatactTTAATTAATGTTTCTTTGAAATATCtaaataatgatagtaaACTTATATTCTATTCAGatgattttaatatattaaatatgttcttaaaaattttaattaatacaaactcatttattcatattaaattaaatgaatatatctTAAGAGAACAACAAATCATTAAAAGAAGGACACACCCAGTTATTAAAAATGCAAAACTATCAGATGGATTTTTATTAACAGCTTTAAAAGTTCAaaattga